Genomic window (Vibrio coralliirubri):
GAACCCTTACCTAGCGGGTGAAGTGTCGCTTGGTATGCTTTGGAATGGCTCTGCTTACATGGCACGCCAAGAAGGCGCAACGATTGACATTATCTGGCCAGAAAAAGGCGCTATCTTCTGGATGGACAGCCTAGCAATTCCAGCAGGTGCTAAGAACACTGAAGCGGCTCATAAGATGATCGACTTCCTTCTTCGCCCTGAGAACGCTGCGAAAATTGCTCTGGAGATCGGTTACCCGACACCAGTTAAAACCGCTTACCCTCTTCTTCCTAAAGAATTTGCTGAAGACAAGAACGTTTTCCCACCGCAATCAGTGATGGATAACGGTGTTTGGCAAGACGAAGTTGGTGAAGCGAGTGTCATTTATGACGAGTACTTCCAAAAACTTAAAGTAAACAACTAGGTTCTTGCTAATAAGTTAATTAAAGCGGCGTAAGCCGCTTTATTTTTATCTACACTTTATATAGGATTGTATTAAACAATACGAAGTGCGATTTAATATGCCAGCAAACCCTATTTTATTGGTCGTGACACTGATGCTTCTCGCGTCATTCTTGATGCTTGCTCTCAGTTCGTTTATCCATATCGATTCAAATTACGACTTGTTTTTCGAAACAAACACGCTCGTGATTACCATGTATATCTATTACGTTGCTCGACATGCCATTCGCCCTCATAAAATCCTTCGCTGCGGCGCTCTACTGCTTATTTTCAACCTCTTTTATGATGTAACGACAGAGCTCAAATATCTTGATGAGTGGGCAGATAGAAACGAATTACTCGATACATTTCTTGAAGATGGTTTATTGCAGATCGCCTTCCTACTTATCGCTTACGGTATTACTGAACTGACAACCAAATTGAAAGATCAGGGCAAGCAAGATGAGCTAACAGGTTTATACAATCGTAAGAAATTCGACGCGATTCAGCTTAAGGAATTCGAGTTAATCTACTTTGATTTGGATGGATTAAAGAAAATCAATGACCGCAAAGGGCATCAAGTTGGCGATCTGATGATCGTTCGTTTTTCTCAAGCGCTCAGTCAAGCTGCACTTGAAGATGAAATGGTCTTTAGGGTTGGAGGCGATGAGTTTGTTGCGACAGCGCAGTTGGGCCGTGGAGGCGAGTTTGTTACTCAACTTACTAACCTACTGCATGGAGAAAACATCAGTTTCTCTTACGGCATTGAAGTGACCAATCAAGATAACTTTAAACAGGCGCTTATTGAGTCAGATAAGGCAATGTACGAGATGAAGAAAGCTCAACGAACATAATTGAACCTTGCATTAACGCCCGTTTCGCCTTACGACATTTGCGAAAGCGTAAGTAGAAACAAAAAAGCAAACATACATGTGACTCTAGTGTTCTTAAAGCCGATGTACATTTGCCATTGATAACGGATTAGGAAGTTTTAAGCCGTTAGAGAGCCCTTCTCTGAACATAACAGCTCGCCAACCAGTTTAGGCACCTCGATACTCGCCTTGCCGTAA
Coding sequences:
- a CDS encoding GGDEF domain-containing protein, which codes for MRFNMPANPILLVVTLMLLASFLMLALSSFIHIDSNYDLFFETNTLVITMYIYYVARHAIRPHKILRCGALLLIFNLFYDVTTELKYLDEWADRNELLDTFLEDGLLQIAFLLIAYGITELTTKLKDQGKQDELTGLYNRKKFDAIQLKEFELIYFDLDGLKKINDRKGHQVGDLMIVRFSQALSQAALEDEMVFRVGGDEFVATAQLGRGGEFVTQLTNLLHGENISFSYGIEVTNQDNFKQALIESDKAMYEMKKAQRT